One segment of Chroicocephalus ridibundus chromosome 25, bChrRid1.1, whole genome shotgun sequence DNA contains the following:
- the LOC134527063 gene encoding olfactory receptor 14J1-like, with protein MSNSSSITQFLLLAFAGTRELQLLHFGLFLGIYLAALLANGLIITTIACDHRLHTPMYFFLLNLSLLDLGSISTAVPKSMSNSLWDTRAISYARCVAQVFLFVFFISAEFYLLTVMSYDRYVAICKPLHYGTLLGSRACVHMAAAAWGSGFLNALLHTANTFSLPLCQGNALDQFFCEIPQILKLSCSHSYLREVGLLVVSACLGFGCFVFIVLSYVQIFRAVLRIPSEQGRHKAFSTCLPHLAVVSLFVSTAVFAYLKPPSISSPSLDLVMAVLYSVVPPVVNPLIYSMRNKDLKDAVWKLVSGWFQKH; from the coding sequence atgtccaacagcagctccatcacccagttcctcctcctggcattcgcaggcacacgggagctgcagctcttgcacttcgggctcttcctgggcatctacctggctgccctcctggccaatggcctcatcatcaccaccatcgcctgtgaccaccgcctccacacccccatgtacttcttcctcctcaacctctccctcctcgacctgggctccatctccaccgcTGTCCCAAAATCTATgtccaattccctctgggacaccagggccatctcctatgcacGATGTGTTGCCCAggtctttctgtttgtctttttcatttcagcagagttttatcttctcactgtcatgtcctatgaccgctacgttgccatctgcaaacccctgcactacgggaccctcctgggcagcagagcttgtgtccacatggcagcagctgcctggggcagtgggtttctcaatgctctcctgcacacggccaatacattttccctacccctctgccagggcaatgccctggaccagttcttctgtgaaatcccccagatcctcaagctctcctgctcacactcctacctcagggaagttgggcttcttgtggtcagtgcctgtttaggcttcgggtgctttgttttcatcgtgctgtcctatgtgcagatcttcagggccgtgctgaggatcccctctgagcagggacggcacaaagccttttccacgtgcctccctcacctggccgtggtctccctgtttgtcagcactgccgtgtttgcctacctcaagcccccctccatctcctcaccATCTCTGGATCTGGTGATGGCAGttctgtactccgtggtgcctccagtagtgaaccccctcatctacagcatgaggaataaGGACCTCAAGGATGCAGTGTGGAAATTGGTATCTGGATGGTTTCAGAAGCATTga